In one window of Armatimonadota bacterium DNA:
- a CDS encoding isoprenylcysteine carboxylmethyltransferase family protein gives MLDSIFKVVFLLGLVAAAVIRAMWVARARREQRRRPGAVAVDRNAPAEKPLLFLTFLGMQVIPLVCVFTRWLGFADYHVWRSLGWGGAALFAVALWLLWRSHADLGRSWSPTVEVRQEQSLVTHGVYRRVRHPMYTAHLLWGVAQVLLLQNWIAGPAFLVSQIPLYVLRIPREERMMLEHFGEEYRTYMSRTGRLIPRPWG, from the coding sequence GTGCTCGACAGCATTTTCAAAGTCGTCTTCTTGCTCGGTTTGGTCGCCGCTGCCGTCATCCGCGCGATGTGGGTCGCCCGTGCCCGCCGCGAGCAGCGACGCCGCCCCGGCGCAGTCGCCGTTGACCGCAACGCGCCTGCGGAGAAACCTCTGCTGTTCCTGACGTTCCTTGGGATGCAGGTCATCCCGCTGGTCTGTGTCTTCACGCGGTGGCTGGGATTCGCGGATTACCACGTCTGGAGATCACTGGGGTGGGGCGGCGCGGCGCTCTTCGCCGTCGCCTTGTGGCTGCTCTGGAGGTCTCACGCCGACCTCGGACGCAGTTGGTCGCCGACCGTCGAGGTGAGACAGGAGCAGTCCCTCGTCACACACGGAGTGTACCGGCGCGTCCGGCACCCGATGTACACCGCGCACCTGCTGTGGGGCGTGGCGCAGGTTCTGCTGCTCCAGAACTGGATCGCCGGCCCGGCCTTCCTGGTTTCACAGATCCCGTTGTACGTGCTGCGCATCCCGCGCGAGGAGCGGATGATGCTCGAGCACTTCGGCGAGGAGTACCGCACGTATATGAGCCGCACCGGCCGACTCATCCCGCGCCCGTGGGGATAG
- a CDS encoding peptidylprolyl isomerase, with the protein ERSPIAHERGVIAMARLYDGRQMLPNSGSTQFYICLRPASHLDDMGFTSFGRVVEGLDTIDRIAVGDKIVKASVLMPGGE; encoded by the coding sequence GAACGGTCGCCGATCGCGCACGAGCGGGGAGTCATCGCGATGGCGCGCCTCTACGACGGGAGGCAGATGCTGCCGAACTCGGGCAGCACGCAGTTCTACATCTGCCTCCGCCCGGCGTCGCACCTGGACGACATGGGCTTCACATCCTTCGGCCGGGTGGTGGAGGGGCTCGACACGATCGACCGGATCGCCGTGGGAGACAAGATCGTGAAGGCGTCCGTGCTGATGCCGGGCGGCGAGTGA
- a CDS encoding DUF2088 domain-containing protein translates to KANSMTSGFLERAKLPLVMDSDREAIAAAVTVGQSRAPEDLRSLRVRDTSHVGDLWISPALESEARRRGLDFLGAPRPLRFDRQGNLLGIARPV, encoded by the coding sequence TCAAGGCCAACTCGATGACGAGCGGCTTCCTCGAGCGCGCCAAGTTGCCGCTCGTCATGGACAGCGACCGCGAGGCAATCGCGGCCGCAGTGACCGTCGGCCAGAGCCGGGCGCCGGAAGACCTGCGCAGTCTGCGCGTCCGGGACACGTCGCACGTCGGCGACCTGTGGATCTCTCCTGCGCTGGAAAGCGAAGCGCGTCGGCGCGGCCTGGACTTCCTGGGCGCGCCGCGCCCGCTGCGATTCGATCGCCAGGGGAACCTTCTCGGCATCGCGCGTCCGGTATAG
- a CDS encoding helix-turn-helix transcriptional regulator, whose protein sequence is PPRKPAELARHLHLTEAAISGWLHATRRISVPDLHRVAEYTGQTLWSLMGVQIDLSDGLEVMKSDTSLPHKARTVLIELYQMLRERPAPTD, encoded by the coding sequence CCACCGCGCAAACCGGCGGAACTCGCGCGCCATCTGCATCTAACGGAGGCCGCGATCAGCGGCTGGCTTCACGCGACGCGACGCATCAGCGTTCCCGACCTGCATCGGGTCGCCGAGTACACCGGTCAGACGCTGTGGTCGCTGATGGGGGTCCAGATCGACCTGTCCGACGGTCTGGAAGTGATGAAATCAGACACGTCCCTACCGCACAAAGCAAGGACGGTTCTCATAGAACTATATCAGATGCTTCGCGAGCGACCGGCGCCTACCGATTAG
- the tilS gene encoding tRNA lysidine(34) synthetase TilS encodes HHGLRGDEADADAGFAGALARSLRVPFSQHRVDVRAFADEHRMSIETAARSLRYQLLERAADRASASRIATGHTADDQAETVLMNLLRGTGPTGLAGIPSVRGRLIRPLLGVTRSDVEAYCKAQDLDYRLDSSNLDRAFRRNRIRHEILPALRAVQPRVDAVLCRLADIMGAENDYMAVQTANALREVGAQRPGELGIACGLLALLPKALQRRVLRAAIARLKGDELDIELERVEALVDLALSGRTGATVELPGGIRGERTYGEVVLSLVAPPAAAVSREWSLPVPGEVTLEELGISLTAARSRARRAPSSPMSALLDARDLTLPLTVRTRRRGDRFTPFGMKGSVKLQDFFVNAKVPRAERSRIPLVLSQGEIVWVVGYRISDRHKVRKRTRGTIRLEARRAD; translated from the coding sequence TGCACCACGGGCTGCGCGGCGACGAAGCGGACGCCGACGCCGGATTCGCCGGAGCCCTCGCCCGCTCCCTGAGAGTCCCCTTCAGCCAGCATCGCGTGGACGTCCGCGCCTTCGCCGACGAGCATCGGATGTCCATCGAGACCGCGGCCCGCAGCCTCAGGTACCAGTTGCTCGAGCGAGCAGCCGACCGCGCCAGCGCCTCCCGCATTGCCACCGGACATACCGCCGACGACCAGGCGGAAACGGTCCTGATGAACCTGCTCCGCGGCACCGGCCCGACCGGGCTGGCGGGCATCCCGTCGGTCAGGGGGAGGCTGATCCGGCCTCTCCTCGGCGTGACCAGGTCCGACGTAGAGGCGTACTGCAAGGCCCAGGATCTCGACTACCGCCTGGACAGCTCGAACCTGGACCGCGCCTTCCGGCGCAACCGCATCCGTCACGAGATCCTGCCCGCGCTCCGCGCCGTCCAGCCTCGGGTGGACGCTGTCCTCTGCCGGCTCGCGGACATCATGGGGGCCGAGAACGACTACATGGCCGTGCAGACCGCCAACGCTCTCAGAGAGGTCGGCGCGCAGCGCCCGGGGGAGCTTGGCATCGCGTGCGGGCTCCTGGCCCTGCTGCCGAAGGCCCTCCAGCGGCGCGTGCTCCGGGCCGCAATCGCGCGGCTCAAGGGCGACGAGCTCGACATCGAACTCGAACGGGTGGAGGCGCTCGTGGACCTCGCCCTCTCGGGGCGGACGGGCGCCACCGTCGAGTTGCCGGGCGGCATCCGCGGCGAGCGAACCTACGGCGAGGTCGTCCTCTCTCTCGTCGCTCCACCGGCCGCCGCCGTGAGCCGTGAGTGGAGCCTACCCGTGCCGGGCGAAGTCACCCTCGAGGAGCTTGGGATATCCCTCACCGCGGCGCGCTCCCGCGCCCGGCGCGCGCCCTCCAGCCCGATGTCGGCCCTGCTGGACGCGCGCGATCTCACGCTCCCTCTCACCGTCCGGACGCGCCGCCGCGGCGACCGATTCACCCCCTTCGGCATGAAGGGATCGGTCAAGCTCCAGGATTTCTTCGTGAACGCCAAAGTCCCGCGCGCGGAGCGAAGCCGCATACCGCTCGTGCTCTCCCAGGGAGAGATCGTGTGGGTGGTCGGATACCGCATCTCCGATCGCCACAAGGTGCGCAAGCGAACGCGAGGAACAATCCGGCTCGAAGCTCGTCGCGCGGACTAG
- a CDS encoding M24 family metallopeptidase yields the protein MSLAAETAEKQRRLIEFMDAAGYDAVLLARTDNFAWFTAGGNSFVSLAQEAGVGALLVQRDRRILISNNVERPRLLEEELSGQDFGEDISPWTDDALPPALARLAGGQKIAADVSLPGVTECASDIAALRASLTPDEVARYRALGADVGAAIADACMDLEPGMSEHEAAAALAGAHFRRGIQPIVVLVAADERLKKYRHPIPTDNEIRRVVMLVVCGRQHGLIVSATRIVHFGPVPADLQKRHRAVAAVDAAFIAATRPGTRIGDVFQTGLDAYAAQGYEDEWKLHHQGGPTGYGPRDYRATAEIDDPVHPNQAFAWNPSITGTKSEDTIIAAPDGPEIISASPGFPSLTVTAAGLTFERPDILVR from the coding sequence ATGTCACTCGCCGCAGAGACCGCAGAGAAGCAGCGTCGGCTCATCGAGTTCATGGATGCGGCCGGCTACGACGCCGTGCTGCTGGCCCGCACCGACAACTTCGCATGGTTCACCGCGGGCGGCAACAGCTTCGTGAGCCTCGCCCAGGAGGCCGGCGTCGGCGCGCTCCTCGTCCAGCGCGACCGTCGGATCCTCATCTCCAACAACGTGGAACGCCCGCGCCTGCTCGAGGAAGAGCTGTCCGGACAGGACTTCGGCGAAGATATCAGCCCCTGGACCGACGATGCACTGCCCCCGGCCCTCGCGCGCCTCGCGGGCGGACAGAAGATCGCCGCAGATGTATCCCTTCCCGGCGTGACCGAATGCGCCTCCGACATCGCCGCCCTGCGCGCCTCCCTCACCCCCGACGAGGTCGCCCGCTACCGCGCCCTCGGCGCCGACGTCGGCGCCGCCATCGCAGACGCGTGCATGGACCTCGAGCCCGGCATGAGCGAGCACGAAGCGGCCGCCGCACTCGCCGGCGCCCACTTCCGCCGCGGCATCCAGCCCATCGTCGTCCTCGTCGCCGCCGACGAGCGCCTCAAGAAGTACCGCCATCCCATCCCCACCGACAACGAGATCAGACGCGTCGTCATGCTCGTCGTCTGCGGCCGGCAGCACGGGCTGATCGTCTCCGCCACCCGCATCGTCCACTTCGGCCCGGTTCCCGCAGACCTCCAGAAGCGCCACCGCGCCGTCGCGGCCGTTGACGCCGCCTTCATCGCTGCCACCCGGCCCGGCACGCGGATCGGCGATGTCTTCCAGACCGGCCTCGACGCCTATGCCGCTCAGGGCTATGAAGACGAGTGGAAGCTCCACCATCAAGGCGGCCCAACCGGTTACGGGCCGCGCGACTACCGCGCAACCGCCGAGATCGACGATCCCGTCCACCCCAACCAGGCCTTCGCCTGGAACCCTTCCATCACAGGCACCAAATCCGAGGACACCATCATCGCCGCGCCAGACGGCCCCGAGATCATCTCCGCCTCGCCCGGGTTCCCCTCTCTCACGGTGACGGCGGCCGGGCTCACCTTCGAGCGCCCCGACATCCTCGTGCGGTAG
- a CDS encoding carboxypeptidase regulatory-like domain-containing protein has protein sequence ITIVEGETTYCNFNLEPVTWLKGQVRDGAAQGPLPGATVDIFKDGLLWQSTSSGSPWGVYEIYLTLHDGLPANDCIVRASKQGYVRQYKWGVDIPLGEATYVNFNLQPSGKLRGQVRDRVTGVPIIYAVVRAYHGGLLWATAMTTPPWGVYEIDSDLPEGTYVVQAIRPGYLPQAKWPVQVSAGSTTYVNFFLQPD, from the coding sequence GATCACGATCGTCGAGGGCGAGACCACCTACTGCAACTTCAACCTGGAGCCGGTAACATGGCTCAAAGGGCAGGTCCGGGATGGGGCGGCGCAGGGGCCGCTGCCCGGAGCCACCGTTGACATATTCAAGGATGGTCTGCTGTGGCAGAGCACAAGCAGCGGGTCGCCCTGGGGCGTATACGAGATATACCTGACCTTACACGACGGCCTGCCCGCCAATGACTGCATAGTGCGCGCCTCCAAGCAGGGGTATGTCAGGCAGTACAAGTGGGGCGTGGACATACCGCTCGGCGAGGCGACGTATGTCAACTTCAACCTTCAGCCCTCGGGCAAGCTGCGGGGTCAGGTGAGGGATCGGGTCACGGGCGTGCCCATCATCTACGCGGTGGTGAGAGCTTACCACGGCGGGCTGCTGTGGGCGACGGCGATGACGACCCCGCCGTGGGGCGTCTACGAGATTGACAGCGACCTGCCCGAGGGCACCTACGTCGTGCAGGCGATCAGGCCCGGCTACCTGCCCCAGGCCAAGTGGCCGGTCCAGGTCAGCGCCGGCTCAACCACCTACGTGAACTTCTTCTTGCAGCCGGACTAG
- a CDS encoding acetyl-CoA carboxylase carboxyltransferase subunit alpha, whose translation MQPPSRWLPFEKPLQELEEYVQELERLTATRGIDKSAEIARLKARRDKLCEQIFSQLSPWDKVLMARHPSRPYTMDYIRLMFEDFAELHGDRRFGDDPAIVAGLAWLDGRQVAVVGHQKGRDLKERQFRNFGSARPEGYRKALRVMQLAEKFGRPVVCFVDTPAAESRLEAEERGICEAIARNLAEMSVLRVPIAVVVIGEGGSGGAIGIGVGDWVMMLEHSTYSVIPPEGCAAILDAFGRDASRGPEAAQALRLSAQDALEFGIADEVIDEPLGGAHRDPGGTAARIKHSVVRVFQQFGTMDPEELIRRRYEKFRGIGVFTEPTPQDDEVGPPATEGSDTA comes from the coding sequence ATGCAACCCCCGAGCCGGTGGCTGCCATTCGAGAAGCCGCTTCAGGAGTTGGAGGAGTACGTCCAGGAGTTGGAGCGGCTGACCGCCACGCGCGGCATTGACAAGTCGGCCGAGATCGCCCGGCTCAAGGCGCGGCGCGACAAGCTGTGCGAGCAGATCTTCTCCCAACTATCGCCGTGGGACAAGGTGCTCATGGCACGCCACCCGAGCCGCCCGTACACGATGGACTACATCAGGCTGATGTTCGAGGATTTCGCGGAGCTGCACGGGGACCGGCGGTTCGGCGATGATCCGGCGATCGTGGCCGGCCTGGCGTGGCTCGACGGACGCCAGGTCGCCGTGGTCGGGCATCAGAAAGGGCGCGACCTCAAGGAGCGGCAGTTCCGCAACTTCGGGAGCGCGCGGCCGGAGGGCTACCGCAAAGCGCTCCGCGTGATGCAGCTCGCGGAGAAGTTCGGGCGGCCGGTGGTCTGCTTTGTTGACACGCCTGCGGCGGAATCGCGCCTGGAGGCGGAGGAGCGCGGCATCTGCGAGGCGATCGCTCGGAACCTGGCGGAGATGTCGGTGCTGCGGGTGCCCATCGCCGTCGTGGTGATCGGCGAAGGGGGCAGCGGAGGCGCCATCGGCATCGGGGTCGGCGACTGGGTCATGATGCTGGAGCATTCCACGTATTCCGTCATACCGCCGGAGGGGTGTGCGGCGATTCTCGATGCGTTCGGCCGCGACGCGTCCCGCGGGCCGGAGGCGGCGCAGGCGCTGCGCCTGAGCGCCCAGGACGCGCTGGAATTTGGCATCGCCGACGAGGTGATTGACGAGCCGCTGGGCGGGGCGCACCGCGACCCGGGAGGGACCGCGGCGCGCATCAAGCATTCCGTGGTCCGCGTGTTCCAGCAGTTCGGGACAATGGACCCCGAAGAGTTGATCCGTCGCCGCTACGAGAAATTCCGCGGCATCGGCGTGTTCACGGAGCCGACGCCACAGGACGACGAAGTCGGGCCGCCAGCGACCGAAGGGTCAGACACCGCCTAG
- the accD gene encoding acetyl-CoA carboxylase, carboxyltransferase subunit beta, with translation TPNSRAKLEEVPDGLWVKCSKCGAMLYRKELVKDLLVCKRCAHHFRLGAHERIEIMADPESFREFDADLSPTNPLAFPGYDERLAETQEQTGLRDAFVWGEATMGGIPVVIGASDYRFIMASMGSVLGEKVTRAFEHAREAGVPVVLFSCSGGARMHEGLLSLMQMAKTSAAAKRLAQAGSPYISVLTDPVTAGVLASYAFLGDIMIAEAGALVGFAGPRVIEQNLKIKLPPGTHTAEFQLQHGMLDLALHRRELQPTIVKLLGWMV, from the coding sequence TACGCCGAACTCGCGGGCGAAGCTCGAAGAGGTGCCCGACGGGCTGTGGGTCAAGTGCTCGAAGTGCGGCGCGATGCTGTACCGGAAGGAGCTGGTGAAGGACTTGCTGGTATGCAAGCGCTGCGCGCATCACTTCCGGCTCGGCGCCCACGAGCGCATCGAGATCATGGCCGACCCAGAGAGCTTCCGCGAGTTCGACGCGGACCTGTCCCCCACCAATCCCCTCGCCTTCCCGGGTTACGACGAGCGCCTCGCCGAGACGCAGGAGCAGACGGGCCTGCGCGACGCCTTCGTGTGGGGCGAGGCGACCATGGGCGGCATTCCGGTGGTCATCGGCGCGTCCGACTATCGCTTCATCATGGCGAGCATGGGGTCGGTGCTGGGCGAGAAGGTGACGCGCGCGTTCGAGCACGCGCGGGAGGCGGGCGTGCCGGTGGTGCTGTTCAGCTGCTCCGGGGGGGCGCGCATGCACGAGGGGCTGCTGTCGCTGATGCAGATGGCGAAGACGTCGGCCGCCGCGAAACGGCTGGCGCAGGCGGGCTCGCCGTACATCTCCGTACTCACCGATCCGGTCACGGCAGGCGTGCTCGCGAGCTACGCGTTCCTCGGCGACATCATGATCGCCGAGGCCGGCGCGCTGGTGGGTTTCGCCGGGCCGCGCGTGATCGAGCAGAACCTCAAGATCAAACTCCCGCCGGGCACGCACACCGCCGAGTTCCAGCTTCAGCACGGCATGCTCGACCTCGCGCTGCATCGGCGCGAGCTGCAGCCGACGATCGTCAAGTTGTTGGGGTGGATGGTGTGA